Proteins from a genomic interval of Plutella xylostella chromosome 24, ilPluXylo3.1, whole genome shotgun sequence:
- the LOC119691928 gene encoding endocuticle structural glycoprotein ABD-4-like: MFSRVAVFFVLSSTCVVLGQQSDDIIRNDFEGPNPDGSYKWALQTEGGIFHEQRGSQAPPGGAGEVVEGQYQYTAPDGQIIRLLYKADETGFHPVGDHLPTPPPIPPAIQRALDYLASLPPRADNDYNY; this comes from the exons GTGCTGTCCTCAACCTGTGTCGTGCTCGGCCAGCAGTCGGACGACATCATCAGGAACGACTTCGAGGGGCCCAACCCCGATGGGTCCTACAAGTGGGCGCTGCAGACTG AAGGAGGCATCTTCCACGAGCAGCGCGGCTCGCAGGCGCCCCCTGGCGGCGCGGGGGAGGTGGTCGAGGGACAGTACCAGTACACCGCGCCGGATGGTCAG ATAATCCGGCTCCTATACAAAGCGGACGAGACCGGCTTCCACCCGGTCGGGGACCACCTCCCCACCCCGCCCCCCATCCCCCCCGCGATCCAGCGCGCGCTGGACTACCTCGCCTCGCTGCCGCCAAGGGCAGACAACGATTATAACTACTAA